The Anaerobaca lacustris nucleotide sequence GCCCTTGGGCTGTAGGGGCAACCCCCTGAGGTTGCCCGGGCAGGCACGGGGACCTGCCCCTACGGGATGCCGTGGGCATGTCAATGTTTAGAACTGGTCGAGGAAGCGGAGGTCGTTTTCGCTGAATCTGCGGATGTCGGTGATGGGCTGCGCCCGGGCCGGAGGCTTCAGAGCCTGCCCCGAGTGAAATCGAGGGGCCTTAGGCCGTAGGTACCGAATGCAACTCCTACCGTCTCCGGCCTACGGTCTCCCGCCTGACTCCGCGAAACGCTGGCGCGACGTCAGAACTGGTCCAAGAACCGCAGATCATTCTCGTACAGCCACCGGATATCCGCGATGTCGTATTTGCGCATGGCGAGCCGCTCGATGCCGAATCCGAAGGCCCAGCCGGTGTATTTTTCGCTGTCGATGCCGACGGCGTCGAAGACGTTGGGGTCCACCATGCCGCAACCGCCCATCTCGACCCAGGTCTCGTTGCCGGCCTTGTCGGTCAGCAGCAGATCGACCTCGGCGCTGGGCTCGGTGAAGGGGAAGAAGCTCGGGCGGAAGCGCCACTGCGTCTCGGGGCCGAAGAAGACGTGGATGAACTGCTCGATGGTGGTCTTCATGTCCACCATGCTGACGCCTTCATCGACGACGAGGGCCTCGAGCTGGTGGAACATGTACATGTGCGTGGCGTCGACGGTGTCGGGCCGGTAGACGCGGCCGGGGGCGACGACGCGGATCGGCGGCTTCGTGTTCTCCATGACGCGGATCTGGATCGTCGAGGTCTGGCTGCGCAGCAGAACGTTGTCCTCGATGTAGAAGTTGTCGAGCGGGTCTCGGGCGGGGTGCTCCGGCGGGATGTTCAGGGCGACGAAGTTGTGCCACTCGTCCTCGACTTCGGGGCCGTAGGCGACGGCGAACCCCATGCGCCCGAAGATGTCGAGCAGCTCGGAGATCGTCTGGCTGATGACGTGTGGCTTGCCCCGGCTGACGGGCAGGCCGGGAAGGGTCACGTCGCTGCGCGGTCGCTTGGGCTTCTGGGTCTGTTCGAGGGCGGCCTTACGCTGCTCGAAGGCGGCGGCGACGTCCTTTTTGATGCGGTTGGCGAGCTGGCCGGCCTTGGGCTTGTCTTCCTTGGGCAGCGAGCCGATCCGGCTGAGCAGGTCGGTGACCAGGCCCTTGCGGCCGAGGTACTGGATGCGGTAGTCCTCAAGGGCCTTGAGGTCGACGACGGCCTCCAGATCCGCCAGGGCCTCGCGGCCGATTTGTTCGAACTGCTCCAACATACGTCGTATCTCGTGACTCGTGGCTCGTATCTCGTGACGCGTCTCCGCCACCGGCCGAAGACGTCAAATCCGAATATCGAAAATCGAAATCCGAAACAAGCACGAATTGCGAAAGCCCAAATCCGAAACCATCGCTTCGCAGCCAGAAGGCTCCTTGTTTGGGGCATTCGAACCTGGCTATTTCGAATTTGCTTCGGATTTCGTACTTCGAATTTCGTGTTTCGCGGCCGTCAGGCCAAAGCCGCCTTGACGGCTTCGGCGATCTTGTCAAAGCCTTCGGGGTCGGCGATGGCGATCTCGCTGAGCATCTTGCGGTTCAGCTCGATGTTGGCCTTCTTGCAGCCGTGGACGAACTCGCTGTAGCGAACTCCTCTGGCCCGGCAGGCGGCGTTGAGACGCACGACCCACAGGCCGCGGAACTCGCGTTTTCGTCGTCGGCGATCGGTCTTGGCGTTGACTTCCGCCCGTGTGGCGGCCTCTTTGGCCAGGCGAATCTGGCGGCCGGCGGGACCGCGATGGCCGCTGACGGATTTGAGGATTCGTTTCTTGGCCTGACGCCGTGCGGCGCCTCTGCGAACTCGTGGCATATCAGCTTTTCCTTACAAATCGTCGTTCCAGCCCGCTGCGGCAGCTGATGGGCGCCGAGAAGCAGGCCGTAAATGATGCGATCCGCCCGCCGGGGGCGTACGTTTGATCTACTTGGCGCCCAGCTTGAGCTTCATCGTCTCGACGGTCTTGATTTCCGTCACAGACGGCTTGCTCAGCCGGCGACGACGCTTGGCGTTCTTGCTGCTCATCAGGTGACCGGCGCCGGCGCGGCGGTGTTTGACCTTGCCCTTGGCGGTCACTTTGACTCGCTTGGCGAGCCCTTTATGGGTCTTCTGCTTCGGCATCTGCCCTGAACCTCACAACCATAGACGCGATTCGCTGGATACGGAGAAAACGTGGAGTATACCCGCGCGGCCCGAGGCGGTCAAGCCGGATTGGGAAACTTTGCGAAAAATAGGGGATTCTGCGGGCCCGCCTGGTCGAAGGCGGCACGTACGCACCCGCCGCTGCCGACATGGCCGGGCGGAGGCTGAAAGACCGGCCGGAGTCGCCCCCGGCTATGCCGGCTGCCTGGAGACCAGCAACAGCGTCATGCGACGGCCCGACATCATCGGCGGCCGCTCAACCTTGGCCAGGTCCTCCAACGCCTGGGTTACCCGAGTCAGGACATCGTACCCGTGCTCCTTGTGGAGCATCTGACGACCCCGGAAGAAGACGGTGAACTGCACCTTATGCCCCTTCTCCAGGAACTCGCGGGCGTGTTTGACCTTGATCTCCAGGTCGTGCGTGTCGGTTTCCGGTCGCAGTCGGATCTCTTTCAGCGTCGCGACGTGATGCTGGCTCTTCTTGTGCGAGTCCCTCATCCGCCGCTTCTGCTGGTATTGCCACTTGCCGTAGTCCATTATTCGGCAGACGGGCGGATCACTGGTGGGGGCTACCTCGACCAAGTCCAGGCCGACCTCGCGGGCCCTGGCCAGGGCATCGTCCTTGCGAACGACGCCAACCTGATTGTCTTCCTCGTCAATGAGCCGAATGGTGTCGGCTTTGACTCCTCCGTTTACACGTAGGCCTTTTTTCACGTGTTAGGACCACCTTGCCTTTCTCATAAGCACAATCAAACGCGTGATCTGGCCGCCGATCGACCGGCGGTGCCGCTGGTGGCGACAATCACTTTAGAATTCCACATATAGGTCCTTATCGGCGATTTTCCGCTTCACCGTCTCCAAAAACTCGCCGACAGGCATCGTCCGGGTCTCCTGGCTGTTGCGGACCCGCACGCTGACCGCATCGTTATCTGCCTCTTTCGGTCCAACAACGAGCATATACGGCACCTTTTCCCCGTGGGTTTTGGCGATTTTGGCGCCGATCTTCTCGTCCGAGAGGTCGGCCCCGCACCGCAGCCCCGCCTCGAACAGCCGCTGCTGCACCGCCCGCCCATACTCGCTGGTCTTCTCACTGATCGGCAGCACCCTCGCCTGCTCCGGCGACAACCACACCGGCATCGCCCCGGCGTAGTGCTCGATCAGAATCCCCATAAACCGCTCGAACGACCCCAGCACCGCCCGATGGATCATCACCGGAACCTTCTCCGTATTGTCCTCGGCCGTATAGACCAGCTCGAACCGCTGCGGCATCGAGAAATCGAGCTGGATCGTCCCAAGCTGCCACGACCGCTTGAGGCAGTCGCGGATATGGAAATCGATCTTCGGCCCGTAAAACGCCCCATCGCCCTCGTTGATCTTGTAGTCGATCCCCTTGTGCTCCAGGGCCGCCTTCAGTGCGCCGGTCGCAACGTCCCAGATCTCGTCCGAGCCGATGTGCTTGATCGGCTTGGTGCTCAGCTCGATCGCGAAATCCTCGAACCCGAACGACCGGTACGTCTCGAAAATCAGGTTGATGACGCCGACGATCTCCGCCTCGATCTGCTCGGGCATACAGAAAATATGCGCGTCGTCCTGCGTAAACTGCCGCACCCGGAACAGCCCGTGCATCACCCCGCTGGCCTCATGCCGGTGCACCATGCCGAACTCGGCGATCCGCATCGGAAACTCGCGATACGAGTGCTTCGTGGTCTTGTAGACGAGGCAGCCGCCGGGGCAGTTCATCGGCTTGACCGCGTAACCAACGTCGTCGATCTCGCAGAAGTACATGTTCTCTTTGTAGTTGTCCCAGTGCCCGCTGCGGTGCCACAACTCCTCGTTCAGAATGATCGGCGTGCGGATCTCCTTGTACCCGTACTTGCGGTTCAGCCCGCTCATGAACCCCACGATCTGGTTCCAGATGACCATTCCCTTGGGGTGCATGAACGCGAACCCCGGGCCCATCTCGCTGAAGCTGAACAGGTCCAGTTGCCGGCCCAGGACGCGATGATCGCGCCGTTTGGCCTCTTCGAGCCGGTTGAGGTGCTCGTCCAGCTCCTTCTGGGTCGGCCAGGCGGTGCCATAGACCCGCTGGAGCATCTTCTGCGTGGGGTCGCCGTGCCAGTAGGCCCCGGCGACGCTCATCACCTTGAAGCTGCCGACCTTGCCCGTGCTGGGCACGTGCGGCCCGCGGCAGAGGTCCTCAAAACCGTCCCCGTGCGAGTAGAAGCTGATCGTCGCACTATCGACCCGCTGGATATTATCGGTCTTGTACCGATCGCCCGCCAGCTTCGCCAGGGCCTCGTCCCGGCTCATCTCCGTCCGGACGAACGGCTCGTCGGCCTTGGCGATCTCGGCCATCTCCGCCTCGAT carries:
- the pheS gene encoding phenylalanine--tRNA ligase subunit alpha, with product MLEQFEQIGREALADLEAVVDLKALEDYRIQYLGRKGLVTDLLSRIGSLPKEDKPKAGQLANRIKKDVAAAFEQRKAALEQTQKPKRPRSDVTLPGLPVSRGKPHVISQTISELLDIFGRMGFAVAYGPEVEDEWHNFVALNIPPEHPARDPLDNFYIEDNVLLRSQTSTIQIRVMENTKPPIRVVAPGRVYRPDTVDATHMYMFHQLEALVVDEGVSMVDMKTTIEQFIHVFFGPETQWRFRPSFFPFTEPSAEVDLLLTDKAGNETWVEMGGCGMVDPNVFDAVGIDSEKYTGWAFGFGIERLAMRKYDIADIRWLYENDLRFLDQF
- the rpmI gene encoding 50S ribosomal protein L35; the encoded protein is MPKQKTHKGLAKRVKVTAKGKVKHRRAGAGHLMSSKNAKRRRRLSKPSVTEIKTVETMKLKLGAK
- the rplT gene encoding 50S ribosomal protein L20, with amino-acid sequence MPRVRRGAARRQAKKRILKSVSGHRGPAGRQIRLAKEAATRAEVNAKTDRRRRKREFRGLWVVRLNAACRARGVRYSEFVHGCKKANIELNRKMLSEIAIADPEGFDKIAEAVKAALA
- the thrS gene encoding threonine--tRNA ligase, which gives rise to MAKITLPDGRVLEVGDGATVRQVAEQIGPGLARAALVGRVDGELVDLAATVKDGDRVQIVTAKDAEGLDAMRHSCAHVMAEAICRLWPQTKLVYGPTVEDGFYYDIDLDEPIRPDDFARIEAEMAEIAKADEPFVRTEMSRDEALAKLAGDRYKTDNIQRVDSATISFYSHGDGFEDLCRGPHVPSTGKVGSFKVMSVAGAYWHGDPTQKMLQRVYGTAWPTQKELDEHLNRLEEAKRRDHRVLGRQLDLFSFSEMGPGFAFMHPKGMVIWNQIVGFMSGLNRKYGYKEIRTPIILNEELWHRSGHWDNYKENMYFCEIDDVGYAVKPMNCPGGCLVYKTTKHSYREFPMRIAEFGMVHRHEASGVMHGLFRVRQFTQDDAHIFCMPEQIEAEIVGVINLIFETYRSFGFEDFAIELSTKPIKHIGSDEIWDVATGALKAALEHKGIDYKINEGDGAFYGPKIDFHIRDCLKRSWQLGTIQLDFSMPQRFELVYTAEDNTEKVPVMIHRAVLGSFERFMGILIEHYAGAMPVWLSPEQARVLPISEKTSEYGRAVQQRLFEAGLRCGADLSDEKIGAKIAKTHGEKVPYMLVVGPKEADNDAVSVRVRNSQETRTMPVGEFLETVKRKIADKDLYVEF
- the infC gene encoding translation initiation factor IF-3 — encoded protein: MKKGLRVNGGVKADTIRLIDEEDNQVGVVRKDDALARAREVGLDLVEVAPTSDPPVCRIMDYGKWQYQQKRRMRDSHKKSQHHVATLKEIRLRPETDTHDLEIKVKHAREFLEKGHKVQFTVFFRGRQMLHKEHGYDVLTRVTQALEDLAKVERPPMMSGRRMTLLLVSRQPA